The following proteins come from a genomic window of Gossypium raimondii isolate GPD5lz chromosome 5, ASM2569854v1, whole genome shotgun sequence:
- the LOC105766266 gene encoding LOW QUALITY PROTEIN: desmethyl-deoxy-podophyllotoxin synthase (The sequence of the model RefSeq protein was modified relative to this genomic sequence to represent the inferred CDS: inserted 1 base in 1 codon) — protein sequence MELQISLFQVLITFFLVLFMAAITSIRKSKARNLTQGLIPGPRKLPLIGNLHQLAGPGLPHHTLRDLATKYGAIMHLQLGQISTVVVSSAEMAKEIMKTHDIVFANRPVLASAKILTYGCTDIAFTPYGNYWRNLRKICTSELLNATRVASFQSIREEEVLNLVETIKPNEGSAVNLSHKVFSLSYGITARAAFGKKCKDQEAFISVVTEETKVNSGFLVSEFFPXLKFLDTVLGLKHKVEKIHGEADMILGNIVNDHKESRAKGRSKDENKENLVDVLLRIQEDGEFPLTDNNVKAVILDIFSGGSETSAGAVEWALSEMIKNPRVMTKAQEEVRQVFQGKGNVDETGIHQLKYLKCVIKETLRLHPVIPLLIPRESMKNCVVNGFEIPAKTRVIVNAWAIGRDPNHWVEPERFVNSSVDFIGTNFEFIPFGAGRRVCPGILFALPTVELPLAQLLFHFDWKLPRGMKQEDIDMTEVFGVTVRRKNDLVLVPSLYRASTTVA from the exons ATGGAGTTGCAGATATCCTTATTCCAGGTCCTCATCACCTTCTTCCTGGTTTTGTTTATGGCAGCAATCACTAGTATAAGGAAATCTAAAGCTAGGAATTTAACTCAAGGGTTGATTCCAGGGCCACGGAAATTACCTTTGATCGGAAATCTGCACCAGCTCGCCGGTCCTGGTCTACCCCATCACACCCTACGTGACTTGGCTACGAAATATGGCGCCATCATGCACCTGCAACTCGGTCAAATTTCCACTGTCGTCGTTTCTTCTGCAGAAATGGCTAAAGAGATTATGAAAACCCATGATATTGTCTTTGCTAATAGGCCTGTTCTCGCTTCGGCTAAGATTCTAACTTACGGGTGCACTGATATTGCCTTTACACCATATGGAAACTATTGGAGAAATCTGCGAAAAATTTGCACATCGGAGCTTCTGAATGCGACTCGGGTCGCTTCCTTCCAATCCATAAGAGAAGAGGAAGTGCTGAATCTCGTCGAAACCATAAAACCAAATGAAGGATCGGCTGTGAATCTGAGCCACAAAGTCTTTTCACTGAGTTATGGCATAACAGCGAGGGCAGCCTTTGGCAAGAAATGCAAAGATCAAGAAGCCTTCATATCAGTTGTTACAGAGGAAACCAAGGTGAATTCTGGTTTCCTTGTTTCCGAATTTTTTC TCCTTAAATTCCTGGATACTGTTTTGGGTCTAAAGCATAAAGTTGAAAAGATTCATGGAGAAGCTGACATGATACTTGGGAATATTGTTAACGATCACAAAGAAAGTAGAGCAAAAGGCAGAagtaaagatgaaaacaaggAAAATCTGGTTGATGTTCTTTTAAGGATTCAGGAGGATGGTGAATTTCCCTTGACTGACAACAACGTCAAAGCCGTCATCTTA GACATTTTCAGTGGCGGAAGTGAGACATCAGCAGGAGCTGTAGAGTGGGCATTGTCGGAAATGATTAAAAACCCAAGAGTTATGACAAAAGCACAAGAAGAGGTAAGGCAGGTATTCCAAGGCAAAGGAAATGTAGATGAAACAGGCATTCATCAACTTAAATATCTCAAGTGTGTTATAAAAGAAACCTTAAGACTGCACCCTGTTATACCTTTATTGATTCCAAGAGAAAGTATGAAGAATTGTGTGGTTAATGGATTTGAAATACCTGCAAAGACCAGAGTCATTGTGAATGCATGGGCAATCGGGAGAGATCCTAATCATTGGGTTGAGCCTGAAAGGTTTGTCAACAGTTCAGTTGATTTCATAGGGACAAATTTCGAGTTCATCCCATTTGGGGCAGGAAGGAGGGTATGTCCAGGCATATTATTTGCTCTGCCAACTGTAGAGCTCCCGCTTGCTCAACTGTTGTTCCATTTTGATTGGAAGCTACCAAGGGGAATGAAGCAGGAAGATATAGACATGACTGAGGTGTTTGGTGTAACTGTGAGAAGGAAAAATGATCTTGTCCTAGTTCCAAGTCTTTACCGTGCTTCCACTACTGTTGCCTAG